GCTGACGGGGGCCCACAAGTCGCCGATGCACGGATTCGCCGTCGAGTTCGCCGGCCACCGCCAGTACGTGCCCGGCGACGACGTGAAGCATCTCGACTGGAGAGTCTACTTCCGCCAGGACCGGCACGTCATCAAGCAATACGAAATGGAGACGAACCTCGTCTGCCATCTCATGCTCGACGTGTCGGAATCGATGCGCTACGGCCAAGCCGACACGCAGAAGCTGCTCTACGCCGCCCGGCTGGCGATCACGCTCGGGCATCTGATTGTTGAGCAGTCCGACAAGGTCAGCCTAGCGCTGTTCGACGAAGAGATTCGCGATCGATTGAAGCCGTCGAACACCATGGCCCAGGTCCTGCAAATGGCCACGGCCGTCGACCAGATCGAACCGACTCGAAAAACGCAGATGGGCCCGGCGCTGTTGGACCTGGCCGCGCGGGCCGGCCGCCGGGGCATCGTCATCATCTTGAGCGATCTGCTGGTCGAGCCAGACGACTTGGTGGCGGGGCTGCAAAGGCTCCGCTACGACGGCCACGAGGTGGTGCTAATGCAGGTCATGCATCACGATGAGCTCGCCTTCGACTTTTCCGGCACCATCCGATTCCTCGGCATTGAAATGGACGAGCAAGTCCTCGCACGGCCCAACGATATCCGTGACGCGTACCTGGACGCACTTGGCGAGCACAATGCCAGGCTGGAAGAGATCTGCAACGCCAACCGGTGCGAGCGAGTCCTCTGCGACACGAGCCGGAACATGGGCAACCTCTTCGCAGACTATCTTCAACGACGTCAGGTATCGCATCGGAGGTGGTAAGCGGATAGTCGCCTTTCGCTCCGCGAAAGTAGCGCAGATCGTAGCGTTTCTTTCGCAGAGCGAAAGACGACTATGGGCGACAACAACCGAGGGATATCAAATGAAGCGACACCACTGTGCAGCGTTTGTCATCGTCGCGGTCCTGGCGACGGCAAGTACGCATCTGGCCCGGTCTCAACCGCCCGACGTTGCCCGACGGCAGTACCAGGAGATGCGGCAGAACTACACCCGGGCTTTGGCCGCTCTGGATCGGATCGAAGAGCACGTGGCCGCCAAGGAGTACGAACCGGCGCTCGCGGCCCTCGAGGAACTGGTCGAGAACAAGGCGAAGCTCGACAAGGCGGAACTGCCCGCCATCGTGAAGCGTTCGGTCTCCACGTGGGAACCCCGGATCCTCGCGTTCGCCAAGCGGATCGAGGAGGCGGGCGTCAGGTTGCCCGACTCGCTGGCGAAACGGGTCCGGCCGCCGGAAAACCCGACGCGTCCACTCAAGCCGGCGACCGGCGCAACGCGGTACGAGATCCTGGGCGCGAAAGGGATCTCGGCAGACGGACGCCGTAAGTTGGCGGATTTCGAAATCGACGTCTATGGTCCCCTACCTTTCCCCGAAACGGTCGCGAAGTTCATCGACGATGAGGTGAGTCTCCTGCTGGAGCTGCAAAACGAGGACGGCTCCTTCCGGTTTCTCGGCGGACGCAAGACCGAAGCCGGCGGAACCGTCGGCCTGGTGACGCAGGCGTCGCTGTGCGGACATTCGCTGCGGGAGCACGTCGAAGTCAATCCCGAGGCGATCGAGGCCGCGCTCTCCAAAACGCTCGATTACGTGGTCTACATGGTTCGCTCCGGCAAACTGCGGACCGACGTCTGGGACTCGACTTGGCGGCACACCTACGCATTGCGATTCCTGGTGCATGAATATCCGCACGTCGAAGACCAGCGGACCAAGGCCCTGGTCGAAGACGCTTGCGGGTTGCTGGTC
This is a stretch of genomic DNA from bacterium. It encodes these proteins:
- a CDS encoding DUF58 domain-containing protein codes for the protein MHGFAVEFAGHRQYVPGDDVKHLDWRVYFRQDRHVIKQYEMETNLVCHLMLDVSESMRYGQADTQKLLYAARLAITLGHLIVEQSDKVSLALFDEEIRDRLKPSNTMAQVLQMATAVDQIEPTRKTQMGPALLDLAARAGRRGIVIILSDLLVEPDDLVAGLQRLRYDGHEVVLMQVMHHDELAFDFSGTIRFLGIEMDEQVLARPNDIRDAYLDALGEHNARLEEICNANRCERVLCDTSRNMGNLFADYLQRRQVSHRRW
- a CDS encoding PDZ domain-containing protein, giving the protein MKRHHCAAFVIVAVLATASTHLARSQPPDVARRQYQEMRQNYTRALAALDRIEEHVAAKEYEPALAALEELVENKAKLDKAELPAIVKRSVSTWEPRILAFAKRIEEAGVRLPDSLAKRVRPPENPTRPLKPATGATRYEILGAKGISADGRRKLADFEIDVYGPLPFPETVAKFIDDEVSLLLELQNEDGSFRFLGGRKTEAGGTVGLVTQASLCGHSLREHVEVNPEAIEAALSKTLDYVVYMVRSGKLRTDVWDSTWRHTYALRFLVHEYPHVEDQRTKALVEDACGLLVDELRNLQQGTTAQKSQAVRWQMPSPPGMVVRDDAKTGRAVVAECPTDSPAHKAGIQEGDFLLTASGEPIDTVLGYYMNRMFWLGGDSIEIGVSRGGETKTLMMHLPHRFPGTLGFACEQDGDGGVTVAAFDPLSNPDRAPINVGDRIVKVDQTEIATLDEFTNLSFFSGQEVEVGIERDGRPQTLRLICVPQEAADFGVEIERSLDQTRLDGLTIKQLQSDSCLKGAGLEPGDRLLRINDTPILNRRRFRELERTFWGGQRVNVTYRSASDQ